ATTGACGACTGCTGTTATAACTCCGTTTGGTGATACCGGATTTGGTAACGCTGTTATACTATTTATCACCGGTGCACTATCACCCTGCGTGCTTAAGGCAATTACCCCAATTGCATACATTCCGTTACTGTCCGACACCTCTATTGTCGCCGTGCCGGTCATGCCGTAGCCGGACGGTGCTGTGATGGTGGCCGTCTGGCTGTTTACACTGGATGGTGACACAATCCACGGACTTGTTGCCGTCCATGTGTAAGTAAGTGCAAGATTTGTAGCACTCTGTGCAATGACAGTTGTTGTAACAAGCTCTCCTGGAGCTGCCGGTAATCCTACAACAGAAAGACTCTGTATCACCGGCATGGTTGGACCGGTTATACCCTGTGCACCTTGCTGACCATTGGAACCATTTGTTCCGTTTGAACCGGCAGGAC
This Deltaproteobacteria bacterium DNA region includes the following protein-coding sequences:
- a CDS encoding collagen-like protein gives rise to the protein MKVTIKAFFIFSLFVLLLIAGCSGSNGKTGATGPQGPAGSNGQTGATGPQGPAGSNGTNGSNGQQGAQGITGPTMPVIQSLSVVGLPAAPGELVTTTVIAQSATNLALTYTWTATSPWIVSPSSVNSQTATITAPSGYGMTGTATIEVSDSNGMYAIGVIALSTQGDSAPVINSITALPNPVSPNGVITAVVN